gattttcagttattttttccaaagggggtgctacccaatattaagttaagggtgccaataattttgtccagtgcattttttgggttcggtgtggaattgtatcagatttgacttttcttgttttgttttttttgtgtgttgttccaatgcaaaaaaaataaacatgtgagtaccaaaacatttgcaactgcaacgattttctgagagaagggtggcattttctgacagaattgcaagggtgctgagatttttggccatgactgtagctCGTAATTCAATATTGATGATTAACCTCACGATAATCCAAGTCAATTTTATTGCCGAGCACTATGAAAGGGAATGCAGAGGGGTCCGAGGGACATGCCTGCACCAGGAACTCTTTCTTCCAGACATCTAGTGCATCAAAGGAGACGGACGAGGTAACATCAAACACTAGGAGGCAGCAGTGAGCTCCACGATACAGTGTGGTACCCAGAGAATGAAACCTCTCTGTTCCTGCAGTGTCCCAGATCTGGTGCAAGAACAGCGGAGTATTATTGCATGACACAGTTTGTAGAGCCCTATTCGGTGTAACCTGTGTTACTCTAATGTAAACTATCAGTGGATCCTGAGTATGACGTAAAGTGAatgttggttttattttgaaaaactgtggatttaacataaattaatgtaaatgtatctcACCTGAAGAATCACTGATCTTTTATCAATAGTGATTTCTTTAGTAAGAAAATCTACCCCGATTGTGGCACGATACAATTTAGTAAAGCGATGGTGGACAAACCGGGTCATAAATGAAGACTTTCCCActctgttaaaaaaacaaaaaaaaaaacaggaaaactaAATGACCAGAGAATTAACTGTGAAATTATACTATACACGAAATACAGTGCATTAACACAGAACCAGCTTCCTCTgtaaacgtcccaacatttttAGAAACACCAGCAGCTGTTGAGGTTTTCCATGTTTAGAGAGTAACACTGCTTTTAGTTACTTACTGtacttcattatttttgtttaacagTATATTGATCTTTGTTTTTGGATCAAAATATACTggtattcaaaagtttggaatcactttaaaatgtttttcaaacaaaattattttgtacatAATGAAGCAACTAATTGATCAAAATACAAcgaaaaacattaatatttataataacagttttgaataacttttttttttaaatgtaaatatatttttaaatgtaggctgtttttaaaaaaaatttatttatgatGGGCAAGTTCctttttcagtagccattactgtcctttaaaatctttttaaaaataactgaaatgcatttacagttttttttttttaatcaatataatgcaacatTGGTGAATAAAGGTATAACattctttcagaaacatcaaAATTATAGTCACAGTGATACCAAACGGTAGCATTCATGTCTTTGCTGTTCTTACAGAAGTATTCTGGACTATGCTGGAAAAGTTGTTCGTATTGCCTTTAATGTGAATTGCATGTGGGTCTACATGTACATGCTTCACTAGTAGATTTACCATCAAAACTTTCTAAGACAGACACTCACCCAGAGTTTCCGATAAGAATGACTTTCAAGTGTGGTGTGCTCCACTCTGTCATGATAAAAACAACCAAAGCTACTTTCAGTGAAAGGAGGTCATGAAGGTACTCATCTCAGACAACACTTCTTCATTCTGCATTTCAGACTGTAATGTCCTGTTCGTATCACGGATCCATAAGAAAACACGGTAAAGTAGGTAATGGTTAACCACCTTAGCAGTGTAAGGTAAACAAACGCCTAAACAGGTGGTGTAGGCTATCAAAAATGTTCGACTTGGCCTGTTGGGCTGTTTTCTGGTAAATATAGTCGTCATATAGCATTGCTCTTCATTTTTAAAGCAGGCCAAAAATTACAGTTTGGAAAGTTTATGTAGGCTATGCATGATCTATGCATTTGCACTATGAACTAATGAACAActttttcagcatttatttatgtagGTTAATACTAAGTTATACTATCGTTTATATATTCGATTTTAGAATAtgacttaaaaatgcattaaaatgcattagtaaatgcggGAATTAACACTAATTAAGATTATTACGCGCGTTCTGTCAATTCCGATTGGTCAATAGCGCCATCCAGCTGTTAGATAATCGCTGTCGTCCATGTTCagtgtatgaatgaatgaaaagatGAAATGGcgatgaaattttttttttttaattgaactttcaaaattacaatattcagcaagtttttgaaatatttcacaattttaccaTTGTGCAagcacagataaaaaaaaaaaaaaaacagctataaaaataaattgaaacaacaacaattaaaattgaATTATCACAAACATATGCATTTAACAGAGATAGAGTTCTTAGGgctttttgatttaaaaaaaaactttccagATTCAAAATGAACTTTAAAAACTGTTTGAAAATGAGCAAAATGAGGTCTGATGAAAGTTTTAAATGGCACCGTTTTTAATGTCTCTTGTAGGCTATCACATTGCTAACTCGCGCTCGCCTCAGATGACTTAAACATAGGCATAGGCCTACTGTGAGTTATTGCAGTGTTTGTCTGCATCTTTTAgtatcactttattttgatgttattttaaaattatttatcttaattttacatttttatgattcagTTATTAGCTTTTCAatcccctgcagttccttctgGTTCCTTCaggaaccccagtttgggaaaccttgaatTAGgctaatgtttaatgcactttatgttgttaataacaatggaatatattttcttactctttgttttttatatcaatatggtatgagattatcctatttaaattaatataataaacgAGTTagatcaaaagtaatctaaaagtagcctagtctgattatattacctaaaatgtgttactaattacaatttttgtcatataATTTGGAATAAGTAacggactacaatttgtaagtaatctacccagctctgatcatacatttaataatatttatatatcaagTACAGTATATTAGTATACAAGTACAGTATACTAAGTACAGTGGTGTAGACATGTGATACCATACCATACCAGCACAGTACTGTTTTGAAAGGATAGCTTTTAATCATTCATTTGGCTTTCAAAGTACAAAATATAGAGGCAAACACTTGGCAGGACCTGCTATGAGGTCCTCATATGGGAGGTGTCTTGTTCTGTGTCAGTTAAGGGTGTGGAGGCCAAAACTGTAAGTTGTAACAGTGAATACTGAGACCAGTTCTCCTCAACTGAAACGTGGTTTTGACTAATTTACCtcacaaaacacatacaaactTAGCTGGTACCTTTGAGTCACACTATTACTTATGGGAGCTGTGGCTTTGCGGTCAGGTACACATCCTCTTCTTTGAAAGTTTAGAATTTCACCTCTGTCTTACATGCCTTTCATCACTCTTTCTATGAATTATATTCAAGTGATACATACAGACACAGTTtggaacacacacatatatatatatatatatatatatatatatatatatatatatatatatatatatatatatatatatatatataaaacaaacattaagatactttcacattttgttgtacaacataaattacacaCAGTCACTCAAATgtcaaaactgttttaaaaatctaGGGTCACcaagttttgttgttgttgtttttttaagaaattcatacttttattcagcaaggatgcattaaattaacaaaagtgatagtaaagacatttatacggttacaaaagatttctattttaaatcaaatgctaaataaaaactgtttcaaagtttccacagaaacattgataataacaagaaatgtttcttgagcgctaaatcagcatattagaatgatttctgaaggatcatgtgatgtagtgatgctgaaatttcagctttgccatcacaggaagaataaattaaatttttaaattagtaaaacagaaaacaaatatttcaaattgtaataatatttaacaatatactgtttttacagtattttgatcaaataaatgaagccttggtaagcataagagactttcaaaaacataaaaaatcctaccgacctcaaacttttaaacattgTTAGCAATTTACTGCAACTACCACAAGGATGTGAGTTTACCActgtaatttctttcttgttatTCATGAAAACCACTATTCTAAACAAATAAGAAATTCCCCATGGGGATGGTAAATAGCTTTCTGCGTTGGCCTACAAATTGACGTCATGAATTAACAGCTTTATTCGTTATGTTGTGGATGAAGTATAGTGGTGTGAGGAGGGACAGACTAGAAATTTTTTCAATGTGATATATCCTCTTACAGTCTGCAACCCATAGACAAGAAGCATTCTGTGTTCTCTCACTCAGACTTATCTTTGGGATAAGACTTTGGCTAGAAATGATTTTAGAGTCTTGAGGATGAGATATGTCATTACTTGGGAATAAAGCTACTTGTTGGCAATAACACTTACATATATGACCTGAAACAAATTCATTCTAACTTtggatgtaaataaaaataagaagttgaggcagagagagagagagagagagagagagagagaggcggtCCTTTGAGTTGTACCTCATGACACTGGCTGTGCGAGGCAAAGATAAGGGCCTGCTTTCATGGAAGTTTCTTTCCTTGGAACTGGAGCGCTGCCCCAAAAACTTACACCTACCCCCAACCTCTTGGCTTTTCTGCCCCGCCCCCCACACCGCCCTGACCAGTAACAGTTCCCACAGAGTCTTGTGTCACTCACCAACTGAAGCATCTTTATGGATCCACACGGGCATTGTGTATTTTGCACCTGGATCTGAGGACTTCCTGGTTTCAGGAATGGATATCATACTAACAGAAGTGTACTGTCACTGTTGTCAGTCACATTGCCCCTAAACAAAACCTTGGATTGCAAACACATGGCACAAGAGTGTGTTGCATGCACATAATTGTACcgagttattttattttagagacCAATTTAATGCAGTATTTTTTAGACCTATGTTATGGGGTCGGTTTTTTAGTTAGCAAGGtcactttatatttatcaaaagtgacactaaacacattcataatgttataaaagtttttatttaaaatgaatgttgttcttttcagttttcaaagaatcctgaaaaaacagtttccacaaaaatattaagcagcagaaatgtttcttgagcaccacattagtatatcagaatgatttttaaagGATCAGGTGACACTGACGACTGGAGTAATTTAGCTTcatatcacaggaataaattactatatatttttaaatatattcaaatagaaaacagttatttttaataataagagacttctttcaaaaaatgtacCCCAAACTTTTAGTAGTGTagatatgcatatatatattttttttgagtctttcatattcaaaatggGGTTAAAAACAttaccccaaaattttgaatgctatataataaacataatatttttatctatacataatttttaaaatgtatgtatgtatgcatttatactagcctatttatttagtttagtttatgtgttgtgtgtgtgtgtgtgtaaaatgagAAACATATTCACTGATTTGAGCTCAGTCTTAATTAGCTTATTTTAGATGTCTAGTATTTCTATAAGAAGTCCTCATTTAGATTGCcaagtaaatgtgtgtgtgtgtgtgtgtgtgaactggtatatatggtttacgaggaaacaaatgtgtataatgacattttatgaggacacttcctgtgtccccataaaacaaaaggcttaaaaaacatacaaaacggtgttttatgaaattcaaaaattgccagtagtttcctgtaaggggtagggttggtgtagggcaatagcacatacagttcgtacagtataaaaaccattacgcttatggagagtccccgtacaCCACAAAttcaagtatgtgtgtgtgtgaaaaagagAAAGTCTGACTACCATTGTAGGGTGGCACTGTTCCTGTAGTGTCATGGCTGGTCGATTCCCCAGCCTCCGACTCCAATCTTGATAACCTCTTATCACAGTTCAGCAGccagcacacacacagccaCCAGCCACATCCCTCAACACTGCctcgctcgctctctctttATACAGTTCTTTCTGTTTGCCAGTCTAATTTTTTTTGAGAAGATCCAAACTTTTAccaaagtttattttatttctttaaagaaCAATAGACAATGCCTTGTCACCACAAATACTGTAACTGTACAACATGTTCAGGACAGAAATTAAGTCATGTTGtatttattggtttgtttttaaaatgagagTTAACTTAGAAATCATTTACCAtcatatctttttttaaacagaacGTCCAAGCTATActgttttccatacaatgaaagtgaatgctGACAATggatgttttaaaacaaaatttgaTGAATAATGATTAGAATTTGGGTCTGTTTGTCAGACGAAATGTGTCGTATGGACTACTTCTGTGGTGCTTTATGTTGTTCTTATTCGCTTTTTGCAGCGTGACTACAGCTCTatagtcaccattcactttcattaaatggaaaacaaatcCCTTTGTGTTCCACTGGAGAAAAACGAGTCATactgtttggaatgacatgagggtgagtaaatcaaaTTTTGGAGGAACTGTCCTAATGTAACAAAGTATTGGCCTACATGATGAAGTTCTAAAATGGGGCCCTATGTAAATCAATAAACTGGCCCTTGTTGAAGGATTTGCTTCTCTGGATCTCTTCCCAGTTTCCctgaaaattataaatgcacaaTGGT
The Onychostoma macrolepis isolate SWU-2019 chromosome 11, ASM1243209v1, whole genome shotgun sequence genome window above contains:
- the si:dkey-13a21.4 gene encoding ras-related protein rab7 isoform X1, producing the protein MTEWSTPHLKVILIGNSGVGKSSFMTRFVHHRFTKLYRATIGVDFLTKEITIDKRSVILQIWDTAGTERFHSLGTTLYRGAHCCLLVFDVTSSVSFDALDVWKKEFLVQACPSDPSAFPFIVLGNKIDLDYREVSPSKAQQWCSEIGAEYLECSAKEDIGVDTTFHSAARAALQYLISHHVENGEDIQITQKQQEKPPNKKCYC
- the si:dkey-13a21.4 gene encoding ras-related protein Rab-7a isoform X3; translated protein: MTEWSTPHLKVILIGNSGVGKSSFMTRFVHHRFTKLYRATIGVDFLTKEITIDKRSVILQIWDTAGTERFHSLGTTLYRGAHCCLLVFDVTSSVSFDALDVWKKEFLVQACPSDPSAFPFIVLGNKIDLDYREALTDRCPQAKPSSGAVKSELNIWNVVPRKTLAWTRLFTVRHERPCSIS
- the si:dkey-13a21.4 gene encoding ras-related protein Rab-7a isoform X5; this encodes MTEWSTPHLKVILIGNSGVGKSSFMTRFVHHRFTKLYRATIGVDFLTKEITIDKRSVILQIWDTAGTERFHSLGTTLYRGAHCCLLVFDVTSSVSFDALDVWKKEFLVQACPSDPSAFPFIVLGNKIDLDYREVSPSKAQQWCSEIGAEYLECSAKEDIGVDTTFHSAARAALHS
- the si:dkey-13a21.4 gene encoding uncharacterized protein si:dkey-13a21.4 isoform X2, coding for MTEWSTPHLKVILIGNSGVGKSSFMTRFVHHRFTKLYRATIGVDFLTKEITIDKRSVILQIWDTAGTERFHSLGTTLYRGAHCCLLVFDVTSSVSFDALDVWKKEFLVQACPSDPSAFPFIVLGNKIDLDYREALTDRCPQAKPSSGAVKSELNIWNVVPRKTLAWTRLFTVRHERPCTHKSPCGKWRRHPDYTETTGEAAK
- the si:dkey-13a21.4 gene encoding ras-related protein rab7 isoform X4, coding for MTEWSTPHLKVILIGNSGVGKSSFMTRFVHHRFTKLYRATIGVDFLTKEITIDKRSVILQIWDTAGTERFHSLGTTLYRGAHCCLLVFDVTSSVSFDALDVWKKEFLVQVSPSKAQQWCSEIGAEYLECSAKEDIGVDTTFHSAARAALQYLISHHVENGEDIQITQKQQEKPPNKKCYC